One window from the genome of Kaistella carnis encodes:
- a CDS encoding sensor histidine kinase, translated as MNLTETDFLLSISTFIILIVILMMVLVYGVFIKKKSQMILAQQKRDALFEQELAISQVEIKEQTLNYIGQELHDDLGQKLSVARLMTNKIALAKEEDKTNIANEINMLIGECIQDIRNLSKVFISTQVKHFGFVESLEREIFRIERLELLEVDYHINNHSLEINADHSLILFRIIQECINNVIKHAKSNKIEVKIEDKLNVIEIHINDYGIGFDRNINDDGSGLKNIFNRAKIIDADFNLKSGKNSGTEITITYKKRAAWKE; from the coding sequence GTGAACCTTACAGAAACTGATTTTTTACTGAGCATTTCAACCTTCATTATTCTAATTGTCATCTTAATGATGGTTTTAGTTTACGGAGTCTTTATAAAGAAAAAGTCTCAAATGATTTTGGCGCAACAGAAAAGGGATGCCTTATTTGAACAGGAACTTGCCATCTCCCAGGTAGAAATTAAAGAGCAGACGTTAAATTATATTGGGCAGGAATTACACGATGATCTGGGTCAAAAACTTTCCGTTGCCCGATTGATGACTAATAAAATCGCATTGGCGAAAGAGGAGGATAAAACGAATATTGCAAATGAGATCAATATGTTGATTGGGGAATGTATTCAGGATATTAGGAATTTGTCAAAAGTTTTCATTAGTACGCAGGTCAAGCATTTTGGATTTGTAGAATCTCTGGAAAGGGAAATATTTAGAATTGAGCGACTGGAATTGTTAGAAGTTGATTATCACATCAATAATCACAGTTTGGAAATTAACGCAGATCACTCCCTTATTTTATTTAGAATTATTCAGGAATGTATAAATAACGTGATTAAACATGCAAAATCGAATAAAATAGAAGTCAAGATTGAAGATAAATTAAACGTTATTGAGATTCATATTAATGACTACGGAATTGGATTCGACAGAAACATCAACGATGATGGCAGCGGACTGAAAAACATTTTCAACCGTGCAAAAATAATCGATGCAGATTTTAATCTTAAAAGCGGTAAAAACAGCGGGACAGAAATCACCATAACTTATAAAAAACGTGCGGCATGGAAAGAATAA